In a genomic window of Gloeocapsopsis dulcis:
- a CDS encoding aldose epimerase has translation MFAIASSQKQYKTYTLSDQAANSLLEVVPERGGIVTRWSIQGQEMLYLDAERFANPQLSVRGGIPILFPICGNLPDNTYTYNERQYTLKQHGFARDLPWEVTEQVTQEQASITLVLDSNEITRAVYPFDFQLAFTYQLLGNKLAIAQCLTNHSTVAMPFSVGIHPYFLVHDKTQLQFTIPATKYQDQRTKTNHSFTGHFDFQLDEIDAVFRPLNAANASVRDANRGLKLQMSWNDAHYKTFVFWTQKGKDFYCIEPWTAPRNALNTGTDLISLEPDASLNTWVNMEVTFL, from the coding sequence GTGTTTGCGATCGCTTCTTCTCAAAAACAATACAAAACCTACACTCTTAGCGATCAAGCCGCTAATTCTCTTTTAGAAGTTGTACCAGAACGCGGTGGTATCGTCACTCGTTGGTCGATTCAAGGTCAAGAAATGCTCTACTTGGATGCGGAACGGTTTGCAAATCCGCAACTAAGCGTGCGTGGTGGGATTCCGATCTTATTTCCCATTTGTGGGAATTTACCAGATAACACTTATACCTACAATGAGCGACAATACACGCTTAAACAACACGGCTTTGCCCGCGATTTACCCTGGGAAGTTACTGAGCAGGTAACGCAAGAACAAGCTAGTATTACTCTGGTGCTGGATAGCAACGAAATAACTCGTGCAGTATATCCGTTTGATTTTCAGTTGGCGTTTACGTATCAGTTACTGGGAAATAAATTAGCGATCGCGCAATGCCTTACGAATCACTCAACAGTCGCTATGCCCTTTTCTGTGGGAATACATCCTTATTTTCTGGTACACGATAAAACACAATTGCAATTCACTATCCCCGCGACTAAATATCAAGATCAGCGTACCAAAACGAATCACTCTTTCACTGGTCATTTTGATTTTCAGCTAGATGAGATTGATGCTGTGTTTCGACCACTCAATGCAGCGAATGCAAGTGTTCGTGATGCTAATCGGGGCTTAAAGTTACAGATGAGTTGGAACGATGCGCATTATAAGACATTCGTTTTTTGGACGCAGAAGGGCAAAGATTTTTACTGTATTGAACCATGGACTGCGCCACGCAATGCGCTCAATACAGGAACTGACTTAATCTCCTTAGAACCTGACGCGAGTTTGAATACTTGGGTAAATATGGAAGTCACTTTTTTATAG